CGATGCGGCACGTGCACGAGTTCGAAACACTTCCTCAAAAGGACCAGGCCATGCTTCTTGAATGGCTCGTGGCGCAAGAAATCTGGCGGCGGGCCGCTTATCGTGGGAGTTCCAATCCTGAAGCGGTTGGTTTTTGGAAATCCGAAAAACACGAAATCGACTTTGTGGCTCCGGACGAGCAGTTCATTGAAGTAAAACTGGGCAAGGCCGGTCCCTTGGATTTTTTATGGTTCGATCAGTGTTTCCCCCGAAAAAGATTGAATGTCATCTGTTCAACCCCCTTCGAGACCAAGAACGTTACCGGTGTAACGATCCACGACTTTCTTTTCAACGACGGCTTGCCTGCGTCTCTTCCCTACGAGTGATGTAGCGGAATGAGATCGTCCTAAGAGTGCAATTCAAAATAAAGGTCCAGACAGGTGTGCGTGGCCTCTTTTCCCGTCCGGAACCGGGCGCGCACTTTGTCGCCGATCTTGATCGGCTTTCGATTCACGAGATAGCTCTTCACGATCGTCCAGACGCCGTTCAGTTTGACGTCGATTTGGTAATACGGGCACTCGATCTCGAGGCCGGTACCGCCCCGTTCGACATACGTGTAGGTGTAAATATAGCCGGTGAGATCCTTCGCCTCTTCCCAAACCATCGGCTGATGGCAATCGGGACAGTCGGCGCGCGGAGGGATCCAAAGTTGTCCCTTCCCTTTCGCGATCGGACATCCCGCGTTCGTACATTTCGTCCCGAGAAGCTTCCCTTCCGTAAGCGCCTGGAAGTACGGGGTGAGAAGGCCATAGGTATGGTAGTGCGTTCCTTCCTCGCCGAAACGGGGGAAATGAAGAATCCAAGCGCCTTTTTCATCCGTAACTTTGGATGGAGAGGTCAATAGTTTCACGCGGTCGGTGGCCATCTTCGTTCCTCCTTCTCGGGACACTAGGCTTTCTCCAAAACAGCGCAGGTGACGTGACTTCCCACACCGGCGTGAGAGATCGCCAAGCCCCGTTTGGGATTTTTCACCTGAAGACTCTTCCAATCCTTCGGTTTTTCTTTTCCGTACCGTTTCCAGATCTTCGGGTCGCCGTGGAACTTGTCGTACTTCCCTTGCAGCTGCCAGAAAACCTCCCCCGCCTGAAAGATCCCGGTGGCTCCCACGGCGTGCATCGTGCCGAGCAAGCCGCCGGAGAGATTGGCCGGACATTTTCCCGGCTTTCCAGTCCGCGGATTGTCAAGATAACAGTCGCCCGACGTGACGTACTCCTGTTCCTTTCCATAGAGCGTCAGACCCACGTCGCCGTATGTTTGAAGATCCGAAATCGTGAATGCGTCGTGCGTTTCAACCAGGTCCAGATCCTCGATCGGGTTTTCGATGCCCGCCATTTTGTAAGCCATGTATGCGGCGAAGCGCGTGGCGCCGAAACTCTCAAAGCCGGGCCAGCGGCCGTCCTGCTTTTCCATGTCCCGATAAAGCTCTCTGTAAGTTCCTTCCGACTCGTTTGGAAGAAGGAGAATCTTCATCGGCCGCCGGTCTCCCGTTCGGAGCGTGTGCGAACCGCCCGCGATGTGAAGCTTCACCGGATGATCGGTCATTTTGTACGCCAGCTCTTCCGAACAAAGAAGCACGGCGGCGGAACCGACGCTCATGGCGCAACATTCAAGGAAACGGAGAGGATCTGAAACGATTTCGCCCTTTAAGACTTCCTCAATCGTATGCTTTCCCGCCTGCTGCGCGAATGGCGAGGAGCACGCGTAGCCGCGATTCTTCACGGCGATCTCGGCCCGCACCCGCTCGTCCACGTTGTACATTTCCTGAAATCGCCGGGCCATCGAGGCGTAATAACTGGCGTAAATCCTCCCGAGCCG
This window of the Bdellovibrionota bacterium genome carries:
- a CDS encoding thiolase domain-containing protein (Catalyzes the synthesis of acetoacetyl coenzyme A from two molecules of acetyl coenzyme A. It can also act as a thiolase, catalyzing the reverse reaction and generating two-carbon units from the four-carbon product of fatty acid oxidation) encodes the protein MIEFQKGNLRPPKWTRPVYMVAAGMSDFRKRYPEKKLEELCMMAFRMLLEENDLKMDPLDVKGHINMACYGEFADHFQDQLLCEAKVHDYLGLDMLPNVGVKTGGATGGSTILMGATTIASGYADCALVLGWERMDEVKTWTGNYYIAMAACKDFETRLGRIYASYYASMARRFQEMYNVDERVRAEIAVKNRGYACSSPFAQQAGKHTIEEVLKGEIVSDPLRFLECCAMSVGSAAVLLCSEELAYKMTDHPVKLHIAGGSHTLRTGDRRPMKILLLPNESEGTYRELYRDMEKQDGRWPGFESFGATRFAAYMAYKMAGIENPIEDLDLVETHDAFTISDLQTYGDVGLTLYGKEQEYVTSGDCYLDNPRTGKPGKCPANLSGGLLGTMHAVGATGIFQAGEVFWQLQGKYDKFHGDPKIWKRYGKEKPKDWKSLQVKNPKRGLAISHAGVGSHVTCAVLEKA
- a CDS encoding OB-fold domain-containing protein, which codes for MATDRVKLLTSPSKVTDEKGAWILHFPRFGEEGTHYHTYGLLTPYFQALTEGKLLGTKCTNAGCPIAKGKGQLWIPPRADCPDCHQPMVWEEAKDLTGYIYTYTYVERGGTGLEIECPYYQIDVKLNGVWTIVKSYLVNRKPIKIGDKVRARFRTGKEATHTCLDLYFELHS